A stretch of Phoenix dactylifera cultivar Barhee BC4 chromosome 16, palm_55x_up_171113_PBpolish2nd_filt_p, whole genome shotgun sequence DNA encodes these proteins:
- the LOC103702706 gene encoding coatomer subunit gamma-2 codes for MAEPLVKKDDDRDDEDYSPFLGIEKGAVLQEARVFNDPQLDARRCSQVITKLLYLLNQGETFTKVEATEVFFAVTKLFQSKDTGLRRMVYLMIKELSPSADEVIIVTSSLMKDMNSKTDMYRANAIRVLCRITDGTLLTQIERYLKQAIVDKNPVVASAALVSGIHLLQTNPEIVKRWSNEVQEAVQSRAALVQFHALALLHQIRQNDRLAVSKLVTSLTRGSVRSPLAQCLLIRYTSQVIRESSMNMQTGDRPFFDFLEACLRHKAEMVIFEAARAITELSGVTSRELTPAITVLQLFLSSSKPVLRFAAVRTLNKVAMTHPLAVTNCNIDMESLISDQNRSIATLAITTLLKTGNESSVDRLMKQITNFMSDIADEFKIVVVEAIRSLCLKFPLKYRSLMNFLSSILREEGGFDYKKAIVDSIVILIRDIPEAKESGLFHLCEFIEDCEFTYLSTQILHFLGNEGPKTSDPSKYIRYIYNRVILENATVRASAVSTLAKFGAFVDSLKPRIFVLLRRCLYDSDDEVRDRATLYLNMIGGDGLVGETDKDVKEFLFGSLDVPLVNLETSLRNYESSEEPFDISTVPKEVKSQPHAEKKAPGKKPTGLGAPTTGPTSAVDSYEKLLLSIPEFAGFGELFKSSAPVELTEAETEYAVNVVKHIYDGHVVFQYNCTNTIPEQLLENVTVFVDASEAEEFSEVASKPLRTLPYDSPGQSFVAFEKPEGVPAVGKFSNLLKFIVKEVDPATGEADEEGVEDEYQLEDLEVVAADYMLKVGVSNFKNAWDNMGADCERVDEYGLGVRESLAEAVSAAINILGMQTCEGTDVVPSNARSHTCLLSGVFIGNVKVLARISFGIDGPKQVAMKLAVRSEDQAVSDAIHEIVANG; via the exons ATGGCCGAGCCTCTCGTGAAGAAGGATGACGATCGGGACGACGAAG ATTACTCCCCGTTTCTGGGTATTGAGAAGGGTGCAGTCCTTCAAGAAGCCAGGGTTTTTAACGATCCTCAACTAGATGCCAGAAGGTGCTCGCAG GTTATCACGAAGCTCCTGTATTTGCTTAATCAAGGAGAAACTTTTACCAAG GTTGAAGCCACAGAAGTATTTTTTGCTGTGACAAAACTATTCCAATCCAAGGATACTGGGTTGAGGAGAATGGTTTATTTGATGATCAAGGAGCTTTCCCCATCTGCAGATGAG GTTATAATTGTGACAAGTTCATTGATGAAAGACATGAATAGCAAGACCGACATGTATAGAGCCAATGCTATACGTGTTCTTTGTAGAATTACTGATGGCACCCTTCTTACCCAAATAGAGAGATACTTGAAGCAAGCTATTGTTGACAAGAACCCTGTTGTTGCCAGTGCTGCTCTTGTTAGTGGTATTCACTTACTTCAG ACAAACCCGGAAATTGTGAAAAGATGGAGCAATGAGGTACAGGAAGCTGTCCAATCAAGAGCTGCTCTTGTGCAATTTCACGCATTGGCTCTTCTTCACCAG ATACGGCAAAATGACCGCTTGGCTGTTAGCAAGCTTGTTACCAGCTTGACTAGAGGATCTGTTCGCTCGCCTCTAGCCCAATGCCTTCTTATTCGGTATACTAGCCAG GTGATTCGAGAGTCAAGTATGAACATGCAAACGGGGGACCgtcctttctttgattttcttgaAGCCTGTCTGCGACACAAAGCAGAAATGGTGATATTTGAAGCTGCAAGAGCAATAACAGAGTTGAGTGGTGTGACCAGTCGGGAGTTGACACCTGCAATCACAGTTTTACAGTTATTTTTGAGTTCATCCAAACCAGTTCTTCGTTTTGCTGCTGTTCGCACTTTAAATAAG GTGGCTATGACACATCCTTTGGCAGTTACCAATTGTAATATTGACATGGAAAGCTTAATCTCTGATCAAAACAGGAGCATCGCTACTCTTGCTATAACAACACTTCTAAAAACTGGCAACGAATCAAGTGTAGATCGATTGATGAAACAAATAACTAATTTCATGTCAGATATTGCTGATGAGTTCAAGATTGTTGTGGTGGAAGCTATAAGATCTTTGTGCCTGAAATTTCCTCTTAAGTATCGTTCACT GATGAACTTCTTAAGCAGCATTCTTAGAGAAGAAGGGGGTTTTGATTATAAGAAAGCAATTGTTGATTCTATAGTTATCCTTATCAGAGATATACCAGAAGCTAAAGAAAGTGGCTTGTTTCATCTCTGTGAATTTATTGAGGATTGTGAATTTACATATCTGTCAACTCAG ATACTTCACTTTCTGGGAAATGAAGGGCCGAAGACATCAGATCCTAGTAAATATATACGCTACATTTATAATCGTGTTATACTTGAAAATGCCACTGTTCgagctagtgctgtgagtacATTGGCGAAGTTTGGTGCTTTCGTTGATTCATTGAAG CCTCGCATATTTGTTCTTTTGAGGCGTTGCCTTTATGATAGTGATGATGAG GTTCGCGATCGTGCAACACTTTATCTCAATATGATTGGAGGTGATGGTTTGGTTGGCGAAACTGACAAAGATGTTAAAGAGTTCCTCTTTGGCTCATTGGATGTGCCACTTGTCAATTTGGAAACGAGTTTACGGAATTAT GAATCTTCTGAAGAACCTTTTGATATATCAACTGTACCAAAGGAAGTAAAGTCACAGCCTCATGCTGAGAAAAAGGCTCCAGGTAAAAAGCCTACTGGTTTAGGAGCTCCTACCACCGGTCCGACATCGGCTGTTGATTCATATGAAAAACTTCTTTTGTCTATTCCGGAATTCGCTGGCTTTggtgaactcttcaag TCATCTGCACCTGTGGAGCTGACGGAAGCTGAAACAGAATATGCAGTTAATGTTGTCAAGCACATTTATGATGGTCATGTTGTATTCCAGTACAACTGTACAAACACCATTCCTGAACAGCTACTTGAAAAT GTCACTGTTTTTGTTGACGCTTCTGAAGCTGAGGAATTTTCAGAAGTTGCATCAAAGCCTCTCAGAACCTTGCCCTATGATTCGCCAGGGCAGAGTTTTGTGGCTTTTGAAAAGCCAGAAGGTGTTCCTGCCGTGGGGAAGTTCTCAAACTTGTTGAAATTCATAGTCAAAGAG GTGGATCCGGCTACTGGCGAAGCAGATGAAGAAGGTGTTGAAGATGAATACCAGCTAGAAGATCTTGAAGTCGTGGCAGCAGATTATATGCTGAAGGTAGGAGTCTCCAATTTCAAGAATGCTTGGGATAATATGGGTGCAGATTGTGAGCGTGTTGATGAGTATGGACTTGGCGTCCGTGAAAGCTTGGCTGAAGCTGTTAGTGCTGCCATCAACATTCTTGGCATGCAGACCTGCGAG GGAACTGATGTGGTTCCAAGCAATGCACGGTCACATACTTGCCTTTTGTCTGGTGTATTCATTGGCAATGTGAAAGTGCTAGCTAGGATATCATTTGGGATTGATGGTCCTAAGCAAGTGGCTATGAAACTTGCGGTTAGATCCGAAGATCAGGCAGTCAGTGATGCAATCCATGAAATTGTTGCTAATGGCTAA